The sequence ACCGGGGAGGTGAAAAAGGTAGCTGTTGAAGGATTGAAGGGGCCTTACTATATGCTGCCTGACCAGCAAAAGGATGTGAAGATCTCCAATGAAGTCTTTATTCTTTCACCATTTGATATTCTTAATATCTTCCGTCACCGATTGAAAGACTTCTTCAATTTTGATTACCAGGTTGAATGTTTTGTGCCTGCTCCCAAGCGGGTGTATGGGTATTTTTCATTGCCGGTATTGGCGGGTGACACCTTTATAGCAAGGATGGATGCCAAAGCCGACCGGAAGCAAAAAGTGCTGATTGTGCATAACCTGCATTTTGAGGATGTTGATCCAGATGAAAGTGTGATTGACAAGTTGATCCAGTCTTTGAAGGCATTTGTGCGATTTAACGGATGTAAGACTATTGTTTTTACAAAATCTAATAAGAAAACTTATTTGAAAGCTATCCGCAGTGGGTTAACTGATACCCACATAAACTAGCCTGATGTTAATCATTTGACATATACTGATTATTATCGGTACATTCACCGTATGTCAAAGTCAAAAGATGTTGTAGTAGCGCTTTCAAAAAAGCACCCCGAAACAGGTGAGCCTGCCCAGGCAGGTCACACTTTCGTAATTGGAACCTTAGGTAACAAAAAAGGATTCTATGAAATAGAAACTGAGAAACTGAATAAGTTTAAAGATGCAGATCTGCAACAGGAGCTATATAAGCTGTTGCACCCGCAGACGCATCATTAATTGATGTACATATCTTTTACGTTATGATTCCACCATTGTTTTTTAGTGGGAAAGGGGTAGTTTATTTTTAAAAGATATTGACTTTGTTCGAATGATGTGGTATTGTATCGTGGCGGTATTGTAAAATTTCCCCGTATCATCCCCTGCAAAGGAACGCGTAAAGAATTAAGAAAGATTCTTCTCATTTGTCATAAATTAACGCCAGTATCATTAGCACTATTGGCAATATCATAGCCAGTCTTATTACCAATTTCGAAGGCATTAGTTTTTCACCAATGTATACCTTGAATTTTTCAAGTATGGCGTGCTTTATTTCTGCTGGCGGCGCCTGCCAATCTACGTCATCCAGTCTTACTCTCTTCAGCAAGTAATTCAATAACCGCTTCTGCAATTTATTGGTATTTGTATCTTTTTGTACTTCCAGTTTCAGTGCTTTTATGGATTCCTTCGCATTAATTTGCTTTTCACCACGTAGCCATACCCGATCCAGATAATCGCTTATTTTATCAATAAAAAAATCGCCCAGCTTATTATCCCACACGAGGAACAACGCTGTTTTAATGGTATATCCCGAAGCCAGTGAAGGGAACAACACAAACCCTGCCAGTGAAATCACAAATAATAGGCAGGACCAGAATGCAACATTAAACAACACAAATACACCCAGGACTGCACCCACTCCAACAGCACGTGCGCCAGCATATCCAGGTCCCGGCTGGGACCCTATTATATTAATTGAAACAATTAATCCTACAACAGAAAGGAGTAAACCGGGGATAACAACGCGTAGCCATGCCAGTAGGGAACGGGTGGCGATCTTTGTAAATAGAGAAATATTGGTCTTCATGGGGCAAAAGATATAACAAAAAATCCGAAGATACAATCTCCGGCGGTTGCAAAATTAATTCGGTATTTTCTCAAACAGAATAGGATGAAGCAAAGCCCATCACTCATTCTTTTTGTAAAAAATACCCGTGGGAGATATTATGCACAGCCTCCCAATGGCCAGTTACGCCAATGATTGTTAGCTGGTTTTGTTGGTTTATAACAAGAGATATCTCCTGATTCCAGTAAGGTCGCAATCTGCTGAAACGTTTCATTCTCAGAAGGTTTTTCCTCCTCAATAATATCCGGATGGCACCATTCGTCCACCTGCATGATCATTGGAATATCCTGCCCAAAGCATTCGTATATTTCCTTTTTAGTGGCCAGAAATGATGCCTTGTATTCTGGAAGACAGGCACGCATAAATTCATATACTCTTACAGCAGTCGGATTTGTTAACTCCACATCCCGCGAAGCATAGAATGCCGGATCTTTTGGTATGCTTATTTTTTCGTCTCTGAGCAGCAAGGAATGTACTTCGGGATTCAGTGTGCCAAATGTATCTGTGATAAAGGTAGGACCTTCATCGCTGTCAGCCGTTGTGAGCAGGACGTTTGAGTTATTTAATCCTGGATAAAAGGGGAGACTGTTACCATAAATGTACAGGCAGTTCTCCACGCCGCTATGACCGTTAAAGCGGTAGTGATAGCCAACCACTTCAACGGCTATTACCCATCTTTCTGTATTACCGAATACAGAGAGTCTTGATACAACAGGGTAGATATATCCATTGTCAAGTATCGGGAAGTTGTAATCTTTTGCGCAGGTATCTAATTGATCGAGTATGTCACTGGCCGAATATTTTGCGGTTTGCATAAGGATTTTTAATAAGTATGAATATTTATAATTCTTTCCATTGGCGCTTACGTCTTCAATATAATTCAGTACTGTACGCGGTTGCATTGGTAATAGCCACGGAACCAATGTTAAGATTATTTACTTTGCTCTTGAATATTGTTTTAGACGAGTTATTCGCATCATTTGCCTTTATCTTACCTAATTCAGGAAGCTGTATGTATCTGGAATTAACAATAGTTACCTCAGCTCCTCTATCGACAATAAAGCGATCATGCTGGCCATTGATGTCTAATGTGATAACCGGCACTTTTATGTCATCATTATAGGGGATCGCTACTATCTGGGATTTGGATACTACTGAAAAAACAATAAGAAGAAAAAGCAAGTAATTGAATTTCATATGTCAGGGTTAATAATTGGCATGGCAATATACAACATCTTGAACTAGTTCGACCTTTTTTCCTAATCTACTTCATTTTTCAGCGGCTCGTTTGTTGGCATTTTTGCATTATCAAAATTATATAATCATGAGCACTTTTAGCATAATTTAGAACGTCACAGATTTCACATCCACACACTCCGCACCGAAATATCCCAAAGCATTATTTGATATATTAGAAGGTGGATTCGAAGGTGTGGTACTGGACGCGCCGCTATTCGATTGTAGTACATTGTAGTAATTATAAACGTTCTTATCCACATTCGCCATCACCACTGTCACGAAATCATTCATTTGTATGTATGCACTATCCATATACAACTGCTGCCTGATAATATTCCCATCCGTCAACCTGTCATCCAATGCATAAAATGCTTTGTAAGGAACATCATTTACCAGCAATGTAAAAGTGTAGTAGTTGGTAACGCCTTGGGGATCCTTAAAGTTCACCTGTGGTAAATTCCTTACCTGATTAAAAATTTTGGTCTTTGTGAAGGTCAATTCATTTATCCCAACATAATCCGGCATCGTAGAACTGGATGTATATTCTTCCCCGTCAACGATCACTGATAACTTGTAAGTATGGCCAATCTGTCCTGAGAGTTTATTGGATGCATAATACCCTTCATTACCCGTCTGTGTAAAATAGTCTCTCACATTGGTATTGCTGTCCAAAACGCTGACTATGGCTCCTGAAACAGCGGGGTAAGTGTTATCAGCATCAAACGATACTGATTTATTAATCTTCACATAATAAGGGCCACCGAGATTCGTAATATTCCCCTGAATCACAATTTGGGAAGCCGCTGTTCTGAGATTGACATCAATCGTTTTGGTACAGCTGGCGAAGAATATGATGATAGAAGTTGCAATGAGGTTCGTCTTCATACTAAAAGGAGAAATTATAAGTAATGGAAGGTACCCAGCGGAAAAGTGCTGTTTGCTGAGCGATGGTGCGGGAAGGATTAGCAGGGTCATTTTTGAATTCTATGATGTAAGGGTTTTCTTTCCCGTAAGCATTATAGACTGAAAAGTTCCAGTTGCTATTCCAGCGTTTCTTTTGTTTGGCATATATGGTAACACCCACATCCAGGCGATGGTAAGCCGGCATACGGTAGCCATTTCTCTCGGCATAAAGGAATACCGTCTGTTCGTTGATTTCATATTTACCACTGGGATAAGTGACAGCATTACCTGTATTGTATACCCAGTTGGCAGACAGTGTCACTTTCCTGCTCAGTTGGTACATGGATACGATAGCAAGGTTATGCGTCTGATCCTGGCGGGTCGGATACCAGCTTCCGTTATTGATTTCAGCTATTTGTCGCTCTGTACGGGAGAGTGTATAACTGATCCATCCTGTGAGCCTGCCTGTTTTTTTCTTTGCAAAGAGTTCCAGTCCGTAAGCTCTGCCTTTTCCGTATAATAACTGTGATTCAACATAGTTGTTGACAGTTAGTGATGCACCATCTTTAAAGTCAATCTGGTTTTGTAGTTGTTTATAATAAATTTCAGAAGAGAACTCATAACGACCATGACTAAGATCACGATAGTAGCCCAGGGATACCTGGTCCGCTATTTCAGGTTTCACATTCGGACTGCTCAGTATCCAAAGGTCGGTAGGACTGGTGGAGGCGGAACTACTTATCAGGTGTACGTTCTGCGTGTTCCTTGAATAGGCAAATTTCAGGGAACTCACAGAGTCCAGCTGATAACTTGCAGCAGCACGTGGCTCTAAATTTATGTAAGTCTGTACAAGTTCTGCGGCAGCATATTTTGTAGAATCGGTTGCTTCGCCTGCGGAATTAAATTTATAAAAAGTACCGGGTCCAAATACATTGAAGACAGAA is a genomic window of Chitinophaga sp. LS1 containing:
- a CDS encoding DUF7003 family protein; its protein translation is MQTAKYSASDILDQLDTCAKDYNFPILDNGYIYPVVSRLSVFGNTERWVIAVEVVGYHYRFNGHSGVENCLYIYGNSLPFYPGLNNSNVLLTTADSDEGPTFITDTFGTLNPEVHSLLLRDEKISIPKDPAFYASRDVELTNPTAVRVYEFMRACLPEYKASFLATKKEIYECFGQDIPMIMQVDEWCHPDIIEEEKPSENETFQQIATLLESGDISCYKPTKPANNHWRNWPLGGCA
- a CDS encoding DUF4249 family protein, whose translation is MKTNLIATSIIIFFASCTKTIDVNLRTAASQIVIQGNITNLGGPYYVKINKSVSFDADNTYPAVSGAIVSVLDSNTNVRDYFTQTGNEGYYASNKLSGQIGHTYKLSVIVDGEEYTSSSTMPDYVGINELTFTKTKIFNQVRNLPQVNFKDPQGVTNYYTFTLLVNDVPYKAFYALDDRLTDGNIIRQQLYMDSAYIQMNDFVTVVMANVDKNVYNYYNVLQSNSGASSTTPSNPPSNISNNALGYFGAECVDVKSVTF